One stretch of Paenibacillus sp. AN1007 DNA includes these proteins:
- the prli42 gene encoding stressosome-associated protein Prli42: MQNKKWFKIVIYLMLAAMIGSTIFIALEPLLFG; this comes from the coding sequence ATGCAAAATAAGAAATGGTTCAAAATTGTGATCTATCTCATGCTGGCCGCTATGATTGGCTCCACTATTTTCATCGCGCTGGAACCGCTGCTGTTTGGATAG
- a CDS encoding tripeptidase T, producing MINEQRVIQQFMELVQIDSETKNEQNISKVLKEQFEGLGLRVYEDDTMNETGHGAGNLVVTMDAAGVEGAEPMFFTCHMDTVTPGQGIKPELGEDGWIRSDGTTILGADDKAGIAALFEAIRVIQENSIPHGKIQFVITVGEESGLVGARAMNPKDIDAAFGYALDSNGAVGTICVAAPARAEIQMKIYGKSAHAGVNPEDGISAIQVAAKAIAAMKLGRIDHETTANIGKFQGGSALNVVCDFVQIDAEARSIVQEKIEEQIAQMREALETTCRKYGATAEFRSEIKYPAFGFHDDHEVVQLAQRAIRGLGLETNTFASGGGSDANIFNGFGIPTVNLAVGYENIHTTKERIRAADIVKLSQVVIAIVQETAKDK from the coding sequence ATGATTAATGAACAGCGTGTAATTCAGCAGTTTATGGAACTGGTACAGATTGATAGTGAGACGAAAAATGAACAGAATATATCCAAGGTATTAAAAGAACAATTCGAGGGTCTTGGTCTTCGCGTCTACGAGGACGATACGATGAACGAGACCGGGCATGGCGCGGGCAATCTGGTCGTTACGATGGATGCCGCAGGCGTGGAAGGGGCCGAGCCGATGTTCTTCACATGTCACATGGACACGGTAACCCCTGGACAGGGGATCAAACCGGAGCTGGGCGAGGATGGATGGATTCGCAGTGATGGTACAACGATTCTTGGAGCGGATGACAAGGCGGGGATTGCGGCATTGTTTGAAGCCATCCGTGTCATTCAGGAGAACAGCATTCCGCATGGCAAAATCCAGTTTGTGATTACAGTCGGTGAAGAATCCGGCCTTGTTGGTGCTCGCGCTATGAATCCGAAGGATATCGATGCTGCCTTTGGATATGCGCTGGATTCCAACGGAGCAGTGGGAACAATCTGCGTGGCTGCCCCGGCAAGAGCTGAGATTCAGATGAAAATTTATGGCAAGTCAGCCCATGCCGGTGTGAATCCGGAAGATGGAATCAGTGCAATCCAGGTTGCGGCCAAAGCGATTGCAGCGATGAAGCTTGGACGTATTGATCATGAAACGACAGCGAATATTGGAAAGTTCCAAGGCGGCTCTGCGCTGAACGTTGTATGTGACTTCGTCCAGATTGATGCAGAGGCTCGCAGTATTGTGCAGGAGAAGATTGAGGAGCAGATTGCTCAAATGCGTGAAGCGCTGGAGACAACATGCCGCAAATACGGTGCAACAGCAGAGTTCCGCAGTGAAATTAAGTATCCTGCATTTGGCTTCCATGACGACCATGAGGTTGTGCAGCTTGCACAGCGGGCGATCCGCGGCCTTGGTCTGGAAACAAACACGTTTGCTTCCGGCGGCGGCAGTGATGCCAACATTTTTAACGGTTTCGGCATTCCTACGGTGAATCTGGCTGTGGGGTATGAAAATATTCACACAACCAAAGAACGCATTCGCGCGGCCGACATAGTGAAACTGTCTCAAGTGGTGATCGCAATTGTACAGGAAACGGCAAAAGACAAATAA
- the mciZ gene encoding Z-ring formation inhibitor MciZ has protein sequence MKSYLTPESAHVVGQARQVQLILRQWMREWGPETKLVDMLAGRKS, from the coding sequence ATGAAAAGTTATCTCACACCTGAATCGGCACATGTGGTCGGACAAGCCAGACAAGTACAGCTTATTCTTAGACAGTGGATGCGTGAATGGGGTCCCGAAACGAAACTGGTCGACATGCTGGCTGGGCGCAAGAGCTAG
- a CDS encoding NUDIX hydrolase: protein MKSQTSASSIYAPQPANPKLDEVTVSTKPIFEGKVISLQVDTVKLPNGQTATREIIKHPGAVAVLALKGDRMLVVDQYRQAMGRTEVEIPAGKLDPGEQPEVAAARELKEETGYAAKSLRHLRSFYTSPGFADEIIHLYIAEELEAGDMALDEDEFLEVSEITLDEAYKLMDENRISDAKTMMAVYAWDIYRTTGRF from the coding sequence ATGAAATCCCAAACATCTGCTTCATCCATTTACGCCCCGCAGCCGGCAAACCCCAAGCTGGATGAGGTGACTGTGTCCACCAAACCGATCTTTGAAGGAAAAGTGATCTCGCTCCAAGTTGACACCGTTAAGCTCCCGAACGGACAAACGGCGACCCGGGAGATCATCAAACATCCAGGAGCAGTAGCCGTACTGGCCTTGAAGGGAGATCGCATGCTGGTTGTGGATCAATACCGTCAGGCGATGGGACGTACGGAAGTGGAAATTCCTGCGGGCAAGCTTGACCCGGGCGAGCAGCCAGAGGTGGCAGCGGCACGTGAACTGAAAGAAGAAACGGGATATGCAGCTAAATCACTGCGCCATCTGCGGTCTTTTTACACTTCACCAGGTTTTGCTGATGAAATCATCCACCTTTACATTGCCGAAGAACTGGAAGCGGGAGATATGGCACTGGATGAAGACGAGTTTCTTGAAGTATCCGAAATTACGCTGGATGAAGCATACAAGCTGATGGACGAGAATCGGATTAGTGATGCCAAAACGATGATGGCTGTATATGCGTGGGATATTTACAGAACGACAGGACGGTTTTAA
- a CDS encoding endonuclease Q family protein translates to MQNQEGTAALWEPCYTDLHIHIGRTSRGEAVKISGSRDLTFENIAREASARKGIHLLGVIDCHSPVVQRDIEELLENGTMSEVEGGGIAYQDTTILLGTEIELREPEMREFHMLAYFRDLSTMKSFTAWMKKYMKNVNLSSQRVYVPALEMQAEIKARGGLIIPAHVFTPHKGIYGSTAPRMADVLDTSLIDAAELGLSSDSSMASYIREMDRMPFVTNSDAHSLGKIGREYNELQIAAPSFDEFRMALRREEGRYIAANYGLNPRLGKYHRTYCAACGSVMDEQDLSAERCPLCGSQKLVQGVLDRILGIADREQPELPADRPPYHYQVPLEFIPGLGRAKLRQLLDRFGTEMAVLHRTDEDQLAEVVGPVLAELIVAARNGQLALSSGGGGTYGKVTAKE, encoded by the coding sequence ATGCAAAATCAGGAGGGAACAGCGGCATTGTGGGAGCCCTGTTATACGGATCTGCATATCCATATCGGGCGCACCTCCCGTGGTGAGGCGGTTAAGATCAGCGGCAGTCGCGATCTGACTTTCGAGAATATTGCCCGCGAGGCATCTGCTCGTAAAGGGATTCATCTGCTGGGTGTTATCGACTGCCATTCCCCGGTGGTGCAGAGGGATATTGAAGAACTGCTGGAGAACGGTACGATGTCTGAAGTTGAAGGTGGAGGCATAGCGTATCAGGACACAACCATTCTGCTGGGCACAGAGATCGAGCTGCGTGAACCCGAAATGCGAGAATTTCACATGCTCGCCTACTTCCGGGATCTGAGTACAATGAAATCTTTTACAGCCTGGATGAAGAAGTATATGAAAAATGTAAACCTCAGTTCCCAGCGGGTATACGTACCGGCTCTTGAGATGCAGGCGGAGATCAAGGCGCGCGGCGGTCTGATTATACCCGCTCATGTATTTACGCCGCATAAAGGCATTTATGGCAGCACAGCGCCGCGTATGGCAGATGTTCTGGATACGAGCCTTATCGATGCCGCCGAGCTGGGGTTAAGCTCGGATTCCTCTATGGCGAGTTACATTCGCGAAATGGATCGGATGCCTTTTGTGACCAACTCGGATGCGCATTCTCTTGGGAAAATCGGAAGGGAATATAATGAACTGCAGATTGCAGCCCCTTCCTTTGACGAATTCCGGATGGCGCTGCGTAGAGAAGAAGGAAGATACATTGCGGCCAATTATGGCTTGAATCCAAGACTCGGCAAGTATCACCGGACATATTGTGCAGCCTGCGGCAGCGTTATGGATGAACAGGATTTATCTGCAGAGCGGTGTCCGCTTTGCGGCAGTCAGAAGCTGGTTCAAGGGGTGCTGGATCGTATTCTAGGGATTGCAGACCGGGAACAACCGGAGCTCCCTGCTGATAGGCCGCCTTATCATTATCAGGTTCCACTGGAATTCATTCCTGGGCTGGGCAGAGCCAAGCTGCGTCAGCTGCTGGATCGGTTTGGTACAGAGATGGCTGTGCTGCACCGTACAGATGAAGACCAGTTGGCCGAAGTGGTTGGACCGGTACTTGCTGAGCTGATTGTTGCCGCTCGGAATGGGCAGCTGGCGTTGTCCTCAGGTGGTGGAGGGACGTATGGCAAGGTTACAGCGAAAGAGTAA
- the spoIIM gene encoding stage II sporulation protein M: MRSSYFTFKGQTSLYVFVAVLFLVGVIFGALMVNALSLEQRQDLEGYLGNFFMTVQHSSQGVESTAYWDIAMLHLKWVGLIFILGLSVVGLPGILVLDFLKGVLIGFTVGYLVGQYSWKGLLFALVSVAPHNLFVIPILLICSVAAMTFSLYIIRNRVLMHRAPGRQRPFASYIILTVVMAVLLLGVASFETWVTPAMMRWVTPMLLPV, from the coding sequence ATGCGTTCTTCCTATTTTACGTTTAAAGGACAAACCTCGTTATATGTATTCGTAGCTGTCTTGTTTCTGGTCGGTGTGATCTTCGGCGCATTGATGGTCAATGCCTTGTCTCTGGAACAGCGGCAGGATCTTGAAGGATATTTGGGTAACTTTTTTATGACGGTTCAGCATAGTTCCCAAGGCGTCGAAAGCACAGCCTATTGGGATATCGCTATGCTGCATCTGAAATGGGTCGGGCTGATCTTTATTCTCGGTTTGTCTGTTGTAGGTTTACCCGGCATACTTGTGCTGGATTTTCTGAAAGGTGTACTGATCGGCTTTACAGTGGGTTACCTTGTTGGGCAGTACTCGTGGAAAGGGCTGCTGTTTGCACTTGTATCCGTAGCTCCGCATAATTTGTTCGTCATTCCGATTCTGCTGATCTGCAGTGTGGCTGCAATGACGTTCTCGTTATATATCATTCGTAATCGCGTTTTGATGCACCGTGCACCAGGTAGGCAGAGACCCTTTGCTTCCTATATTATTTTAACAGTGGTTATGGCTGTACTGCTGCTCGGCGTAGCATCTTTTGAGACCTGGGTTACCCCCGCAATGATGCGTTGGGTCACACCCATGCTGCTTCCTGTCTAG
- a CDS encoding Fur family transcriptional regulator: protein MEARIDKIKQQLQSQGYKLTPQREATVRVLLENEEDHLSAEDVFMLVKEKAPEIGLATVYRTLELLSELHVVEKINFGDGVARYDLRGDTSKHHHHHLICVQCGSMDEIREDWLGPLEERLEREFNFSVVDHRLDFHGICYRCKAKNEQKPKDEE from the coding sequence ATGGAAGCACGGATCGATAAAATTAAGCAGCAACTACAGTCCCAAGGATATAAATTAACGCCCCAGCGGGAAGCCACCGTAAGAGTACTTTTAGAGAATGAAGAAGATCATCTGAGTGCAGAGGATGTTTTCATGCTCGTTAAAGAAAAGGCTCCCGAAATCGGTCTGGCAACCGTGTACCGTACCCTCGAACTGCTGAGTGAGCTGCATGTTGTAGAGAAAATCAACTTCGGCGACGGTGTAGCGCGTTATGATCTACGCGGAGATACATCCAAGCATCACCATCATCACTTAATCTGCGTACAGTGCGGAAGTATGGATGAAATTCGTGAGGACTGGCTTGGTCCGCTTGAAGAACGACTGGAGCGGGAATTTAACTTTTCGGTAGTAGATCACCGACTGGACTTTCATGGAATTTGTTATCGTTGTAAAGCTAAAAATGAACAAAAGCCCAAAGATGAAGAATAA
- a CDS encoding DUF4227 family protein, which yields MIISVRRGLRFIRFIVFFAGLVYLFYHVLDLFNGWISPVDQYQMPTGNAVKVFQETDWPGIGEARPTMTERLRLFYWYGE from the coding sequence ATGATTATATCTGTGCGGAGAGGGCTCCGTTTTATACGATTTATTGTATTCTTTGCCGGTTTGGTATATCTGTTCTATCACGTACTGGATCTGTTTAACGGCTGGATCTCACCCGTGGATCAGTATCAAATGCCAACCGGCAATGCGGTTAAAGTATTTCAGGAAACGGATTGGCCAGGCATTGGAGAAGCACGTCCTACGATGACGGAGCGTCTTCGTCTCTTCTATTGGTACGGAGAATAG
- a CDS encoding tyrosine recombinase, whose protein sequence is MNQTIHAYALYLEEDKGMSSSTMESYLRDVDKFVEFVRKEYGIRAAGEVRRTHVVLFVGQLKQDGRANATIARSIVSLRSYFHFLMRRGEIVQDPTFDVEAPKADKTPPQVLTIQEIELLLAAPDVSSPQGVRDRAMLELLYATGIRVSELIALDVRDVQPGMRFIRCGGAGKERILPIGAPAAHWAKVYMDEFRDQLLKTGTDEQALFVNVSGRRLTRQGFWKLLKKAAVDAGISGEITPHTLRHSFAAHLIANGADTRAVQDMLGHVEQPGQQYSQHGRKTMKEIYETHHPRAK, encoded by the coding sequence ATGAATCAGACCATACACGCCTATGCTTTATACCTGGAAGAAGATAAGGGAATGTCGAGCAGCACCATGGAATCGTATCTTCGAGATGTGGACAAGTTCGTGGAATTTGTGAGAAAAGAATACGGAATCCGCGCAGCGGGAGAGGTTAGGCGAACCCATGTTGTGCTGTTTGTCGGTCAGCTCAAGCAGGATGGCCGGGCGAATGCAACGATTGCCCGCAGCATCGTATCTCTAAGATCTTATTTTCATTTTCTGATGCGGCGCGGTGAGATTGTGCAGGACCCTACATTTGATGTGGAAGCACCCAAGGCTGACAAGACGCCCCCTCAAGTACTTACCATTCAGGAAATCGAGCTGCTGCTTGCCGCCCCTGATGTCAGCTCACCACAAGGCGTTCGAGATCGGGCCATGCTGGAGCTTCTGTATGCCACCGGTATTCGGGTCTCGGAGCTGATCGCGCTTGATGTACGGGACGTACAGCCGGGGATGCGCTTTATCAGGTGCGGCGGGGCGGGTAAAGAACGTATTCTTCCGATTGGTGCTCCGGCTGCCCACTGGGCAAAAGTGTACATGGATGAGTTTCGTGATCAACTCCTCAAGACCGGAACGGACGAGCAGGCACTGTTTGTGAATGTATCTGGCAGACGGTTAACCCGGCAGGGATTCTGGAAATTGCTGAAGAAAGCCGCAGTGGACGCTGGCATTTCGGGCGAGATTACGCCGCACACGCTGCGCCATTCCTTTGCAGCTCACCTGATTGCAAACGGAGCAGACACCCGGGCTGTCCAGGACATGCTTGGTCATGTAGAACAGCCCGGCCAGCAGTACAGTCAGCATGGGCGTAAAACGATGAAAGAAATTTATGAAACCCATCATCCGCGGGCAAAATAA